From Cyclobacteriaceae bacterium, a single genomic window includes:
- a CDS encoding FtsX-like permease family protein produces MNLISLVWNYLKARPLNTVLNIFLLALGIAVITVLLLFNNQLQEKISSNAKGIDLVVGAKGSPLQLILCNIFHVDFPTGNIKLSEAEKVIRHRMVKKAIPLALGDSYNGYRIVGTNHVYPGLYNAAIQQGDWWKNDLDVTIGSTVAELSGLKIGDTFASAHGLSTDGHDHEENLYKVTGILNQSNTIIDNLILTNIESIWRVHAETHDTIAKTASVPGNPSALVPSIEAGDSIREITSLLIQYRNPLAVIQLPRFINSNSNLQAASPAYETARLFSILGVGVEVIRGFALVLIFISGLSIFIALYNSLKERQYDLAIMRSMGASRNKLFITIVMEGSILTLLGSIAGLALGHGVLWIFTIMVEESQKAGVSATVFYAAEGYILAGGLVLGILCSLIPAIQAYRTDIHKVLAGN; encoded by the coding sequence ATGAATCTCATTTCACTTGTATGGAATTATCTCAAAGCCAGACCACTGAATACAGTGCTCAATATTTTTTTACTGGCGCTGGGCATTGCTGTTATCACTGTGTTACTGTTATTCAACAATCAGCTTCAGGAAAAAATCTCTTCCAATGCAAAAGGAATCGATCTTGTTGTTGGTGCAAAAGGCAGTCCGTTACAACTGATCCTTTGCAATATCTTTCATGTTGATTTTCCTACCGGCAACATTAAACTATCTGAAGCCGAAAAGGTGATTCGACATAGAATGGTAAAGAAGGCAATTCCATTGGCACTGGGAGATAGCTATAATGGTTACAGGATTGTTGGAACCAATCATGTCTACCCGGGTCTTTATAACGCAGCCATTCAACAGGGTGATTGGTGGAAGAATGATCTGGATGTTACGATAGGATCCACAGTTGCAGAATTATCCGGATTAAAAATCGGGGATACATTTGCCAGTGCTCACGGTCTTTCAACAGATGGTCATGATCATGAAGAGAATCTTTATAAAGTGACAGGAATTTTAAATCAGTCCAACACGATCATTGATAATCTGATATTAACCAATATTGAGAGTATCTGGAGAGTTCATGCGGAGACGCATGACACGATTGCAAAAACCGCATCGGTTCCTGGTAATCCTTCTGCTCTTGTTCCATCCATTGAAGCAGGAGATTCCATCCGGGAGATCACATCATTGCTAATTCAGTATCGGAATCCCTTAGCGGTCATTCAACTTCCCCGGTTTATTAACAGTAACAGCAATCTGCAGGCAGCATCACCTGCCTATGAGACCGCACGATTGTTTTCTATTCTGGGTGTTGGAGTAGAGGTTATTAGAGGCTTCGCTCTGGTTCTCATATTTATTTCAGGACTTAGTATTTTTATTGCCCTTTACAATTCTTTGAAAGAGAGGCAATATGATCTTGCTATTATGCGATCCATGGGGGCGAGCCGCAACAAGCTGTTTATTACAATTGTTATGGAAGGAAGTATTCTAACGTTGCTGGGAAGCATTGCGGGACTTGCCCTTGGTCATGGCGTACTTTGGATCTTTACTATTATGGTCGAGGAAAGTCAGAAAGCGGGCGTGTCCGCAACCGTGTTCTATGCAGCAGAAGGCTACATTCTGGCAGGAGGGTTGGTATT
- a CDS encoding ATP-binding cassette domain-containing protein: protein MISIQGLTYSYNPQKKISFQDFAIQNGEHWLLLGQSGSGKTTLLHLLGGLLKSQEGSILVNDTELTKLSEAALDRFRGKYFGFVFQKNHLITALSVKNNLLMSPFLAGLKQDEHRVSEVLTQLDLIEKKDSSIKELSHGQAQRVAIARAVLNKPALILADEPTSALDDKNCDRVIDLLLEASAQNNATLIVATHDQRLKSKIKNQIIL, encoded by the coding sequence ATGATCTCCATTCAGGGACTTACATATTCCTATAATCCTCAGAAGAAGATTTCCTTCCAGGATTTTGCTATTCAGAATGGAGAGCATTGGTTACTGCTTGGACAATCCGGAAGTGGTAAAACTACATTGCTTCATTTGCTGGGCGGACTTTTGAAATCACAGGAAGGAAGTATTCTTGTCAATGATACTGAGCTTACCAAACTTTCCGAAGCAGCATTAGATCGCTTTCGCGGAAAGTACTTTGGATTTGTTTTTCAGAAGAATCATTTGATCACGGCCCTTTCGGTGAAGAATAATTTGCTGATGTCTCCCTTTCTTGCAGGATTAAAGCAGGACGAGCATCGGGTTAGCGAAGTGCTTACGCAACTGGACCTGATTGAGAAAAAGGATTCAAGTATTAAAGAGCTCAGCCATGGGCAGGCACAACGTGTAGCGATTGCAAGGGCAGTGTTAAATAAACCCGCACTGATCCTGGCAGATGAACCTACTTCAGCACTTGATGATAAAAATTGCGATCGCGTGATCGATCTTTTGTTGGAAGCATCCGCACAGAACAATGCGACATTGATCGTGGCGACTCATGATCAGCGTTTAAAATCGAAGATCAAAAATCAAATCATATTGTAA
- a CDS encoding DUF5117 domain-containing protein — MKKTLLLLLIGASFASYAQKKKDQDTAPQQQAAPANSTIEGKTAGMKKFQGYFDFYYDEKQDKIFLVINKFDTEFLYVESLTAAVGSNDIGLDRNQLGRERVVKFERRGPKILMTEINLAFRAISDNAAERKAVQDSFAQSVLWGFTVVTEENGNVLVDASDFFLQDAHDVIGTLRSSQQGSYSLDKSRSAFYTPRIKNFPQNSEFEATLTFTGQPTGGFIRSVTPTASIVTVREHHSFVQLPDNNYKPRKFDPRAGYFPMSYYDYATPISEPIEKKFITRHRLAKKDPSAAVSEAVKPIVYYMDPGAPEPIRSALIDGAKWWNQAFEAAGYKDAYRVELLPEDADPMDVRYNIINWVHRSTRGWSYGASVTDPRTGEIIKGHVNLGSLRVRQDFLIAEGLLAPYEDGKPVSKEMELMSLSRLRQLAAHEVGHTLGISHAYSSSSEALASVMDYPHPYVKLTNGKVDLSEAYDTKIGAFDKVMIAYGYQDFPSGTDENKALYDIIQNSIKAGYTFLSDQDARPIGGAHPFAHLWDNGKNPAEELNRVMGVRAVALRNFGENNIKPGMPMATLEEALVPLYFSHRYQVEAAVKMIGGLNYRYALRGDGQPVAELLTPQQELNALEALMKTVEPSALVLPESLLKIIPPRPLGYSRHRELVKSKTDLTFDALSTAETAADLTFSAILYPARANRIFEHHSRDARLPSLESLIDRMISATIKASVRPGMEGAVQMSVDQTLLTNLAKLALSKDTSVPAKAIALLKLDQLKAWVTARANVTNEEEWRSFYFHMAFQIGKLQSNPEEFKQDTPLAAPPGMPIGDMDPDYCGYR; from the coding sequence ATGAAAAAGACTCTTCTACTCCTCCTGATCGGGGCTTCTTTCGCCTCCTATGCACAAAAGAAAAAGGATCAGGATACTGCTCCTCAGCAACAGGCCGCACCTGCAAATTCCACCATTGAAGGAAAGACTGCCGGAATGAAGAAATTCCAGGGATACTTTGACTTTTATTATGATGAGAAACAGGACAAGATATTCCTGGTGATCAATAAGTTCGACACTGAATTTCTTTATGTAGAATCACTCACCGCCGCTGTTGGATCAAACGACATCGGACTCGATCGGAATCAACTCGGTCGCGAGCGCGTTGTAAAGTTTGAACGTCGCGGACCTAAGATATTGATGACAGAGATCAATCTTGCTTTTCGTGCGATCAGTGACAATGCCGCTGAGCGCAAAGCTGTTCAGGATTCATTTGCACAATCTGTGCTATGGGGTTTTACTGTAGTGACAGAAGAGAATGGAAATGTTCTTGTAGATGCATCCGATTTCTTTTTACAGGATGCTCATGATGTTATAGGAACACTCCGAAGCTCTCAGCAGGGGAGTTATTCATTGGATAAATCCCGCTCAGCATTTTACACACCACGTATCAAAAATTTTCCTCAGAACTCAGAGTTTGAAGCGACACTGACTTTCACTGGTCAGCCGACGGGAGGGTTTATCCGCAGCGTTACACCAACTGCTTCTATTGTTACGGTCAGAGAACACCACTCATTCGTTCAGCTTCCTGACAACAATTACAAACCAAGGAAGTTTGATCCGAGGGCGGGTTATTTTCCAATGTCTTATTATGACTATGCAACGCCGATCAGTGAACCGATTGAGAAAAAGTTTATTACACGCCATCGTCTAGCCAAGAAGGATCCCAGTGCCGCAGTAAGCGAAGCAGTAAAACCTATTGTTTATTATATGGATCCCGGTGCACCGGAACCTATTCGTTCCGCTTTGATCGATGGAGCCAAATGGTGGAACCAGGCATTTGAAGCGGCCGGATATAAGGATGCCTATCGGGTTGAACTGCTGCCGGAAGATGCAGATCCAATGGATGTGCGATATAATATCATCAACTGGGTTCACCGATCCACTCGCGGCTGGTCGTATGGAGCATCAGTGACAGATCCACGCACAGGTGAGATCATAAAAGGACATGTTAATCTTGGTTCTTTACGCGTTCGTCAGGATTTCTTAATAGCAGAAGGATTGCTTGCTCCATATGAGGATGGTAAACCTGTTTCAAAAGAAATGGAATTGATGTCGTTAAGTCGGTTGAGACAACTTGCAGCACATGAAGTTGGACATACATTAGGAATCTCCCATGCTTATTCATCGAGTTCGGAAGCGTTGGCATCCGTTATGGATTACCCGCATCCTTATGTAAAGCTTACCAACGGCAAGGTGGATCTGAGCGAAGCGTATGATACCAAGATCGGTGCATTTGATAAAGTAATGATTGCTTATGGTTATCAGGATTTTCCTTCCGGAACAGATGAGAACAAGGCACTTTATGATATTATCCAGAATTCAATAAAAGCGGGATATACATTTTTGTCAGATCAGGATGCAAGACCTATTGGGGGTGCTCATCCTTTTGCGCATTTATGGGATAACGGAAAGAATCCTGCAGAAGAATTGAATCGTGTAATGGGAGTGAGGGCGGTTGCGCTAAGAAATTTTGGTGAGAATAACATCAAACCAGGAATGCCGATGGCTACACTGGAAGAAGCTCTGGTGCCGTTGTATTTCTCTCATCGGTATCAGGTGGAAGCTGCTGTAAAGATGATCGGCGGTCTTAATTACCGCTATGCTTTGAGAGGCGATGGTCAACCTGTTGCGGAATTGCTTACCCCTCAGCAGGAGTTGAATGCCCTGGAAGCATTGATGAAGACTGTTGAACCTTCTGCTCTGGTATTACCTGAAAGTTTGCTGAAGATCATTCCACCGCGGCCTTTGGGATATTCACGTCATCGTGAATTGGTTAAATCAAAAACTGATTTAACATTTGATGCATTGTCAACGGCAGAGACAGCGGCAGATCTTACCTTCAGTGCGATTCTTTATCCCGCCAGAGCCAATCGCATTTTTGAACATCATTCACGCGATGCCAGACTTCCATCTCTGGAAAGCCTGATTGACAGAATGATCAGTGCGACGATAAAGGCGTCCGTAAGACCTGGTATGGAAGGAGCCGTTCAGATGTCGGTAGATCAGACTCTGTTGACCAATCTCGCCAAGCTTGCCCTTAGTAAGGATACGAGTGTTCCTGCAAAAGCAATTGCGTTGTTAAAACTGGACCAGCTTAAAGCATGGGTAACGGCAAGGGCAAATGTTACCAATGAAGAAGAGTGGAGATCTTTTTACTTTCACATGGCATTCCAGATCGGAAAACTTCAAAGCAACCCAGAGGAATTCAAGCAAGACACTCCATTGGCAGCACCTCCGGGAATGCCAATAGGTGACATGGATCCGGATTACTGCGGGTATCGATAG
- a CDS encoding response regulator transcription factor, protein MIPTTKKRVLIVEDDAEIRNSFVLIVNSSQKFGVVNAYGSCEDAIKHLHQDKPDYVLMDIELPGMNGIQGTRIIKDKSPNSEIIMVTVYEDNEMVFEAMKAGATGYITKSANHLELLAALEEISKGGAPMSSKIARLVIDNFHINPNSPLTKRETEILTLISEGKTYTQISEQLFISKETSKTHIKNIYSKLQVNSKSQALAKAAQEKLI, encoded by the coding sequence ATGATCCCCACCACAAAAAAACGCGTATTGATCGTTGAAGACGACGCGGAAATACGCAACAGTTTTGTTTTGATCGTCAATAGCTCACAAAAATTTGGTGTGGTCAATGCGTATGGTAGCTGTGAAGATGCAATCAAGCATCTCCACCAGGATAAGCCTGACTATGTGCTGATGGATATTGAGCTGCCTGGAATGAATGGTATTCAGGGAACGAGGATCATTAAAGATAAAAGTCCGAATTCCGAGATCATCATGGTCACAGTTTATGAAGACAATGAGATGGTGTTTGAAGCCATGAAGGCAGGAGCGACCGGCTACATTACCAAGAGTGCGAATCATCTTGAACTATTGGCGGCATTGGAAGAAATCTCCAAAGGTGGTGCGCCGATGAGCAGCAAGATTGCCCGTCTTGTGATCGACAATTTTCATATCAATCCAAACTCTCCTCTCACCAAGAGAGAAACAGAAATATTGACATTGATCTCTGAAGGGAAAACGTATACACAGATATCAGAGCAATTGTTCATCTCAAAGGAGACTTCAAAAACTCACATAAAGAATATCTATTCAAAGCTGCAGGTGAACAGCAAATCCCAGGCGCTCGCAAAAGCAGCTCAGGAAAAATTGATTTAA
- a CDS encoding sigma-70 family RNA polymerase sigma factor — protein sequence MTEDEIRKEHEIIERSKRDPRAFGELYEKYFDRIYYYILRQVADEDLAGDLSSQTFVNVLNHLPKYEFRGLPFSAWLYKIAANEINKFYRKNKGKKVYSLEELKVRELVERSDEDWDEEIIQRLLAYMKDLPTEMLQVLELRFFEDKDFREIAFILDMTESGAKMRTYRALDKLRTNFNIKLKYHE from the coding sequence ATGACGGAGGATGAGATCCGCAAAGAGCATGAGATTATCGAGCGGTCCAAGCGCGATCCCAGGGCTTTTGGCGAACTTTATGAAAAGTATTTCGACAGGATCTATTACTATATCCTTAGACAGGTAGCGGATGAAGACCTTGCAGGTGATCTAAGTTCACAGACATTCGTTAACGTGCTGAATCATTTACCGAAATATGAATTCAGAGGCCTTCCCTTTTCTGCATGGCTGTACAAAATCGCCGCCAATGAGATCAATAAATTCTACCGGAAAAATAAAGGGAAGAAAGTATACAGCCTGGAAGAACTAAAAGTACGCGAGCTCGTAGAACGCAGTGACGAAGATTGGGATGAAGAGATTATCCAGCGGCTATTAGCCTATATGAAAGACCTGCCGACAGAAATGCTGCAAGTTCTTGAATTGAGATTTTTCGAAGACAAGGATTTCAGGGAAATTGCTTTTATTCTGGATATGACAGAAAGTGGCGCAAAGATGCGCACGTATCGCGCTTTGGATAAATTGCGCACGAATTTTAACATTAAGTTGAAGTATCATGAGTAA
- a CDS encoding amidohydrolase — protein sequence MKAPIFLLTLIFLSTTLLAQKTKQDVIKSIDSKYDQYSATAKKIWDFAEVGYQEVQSSLLLQQVLKDAGFTIQANIAGIPTAFTASYGSGKPVIGILGEYDALPGISQDAVAELKPIPGKNAGHACGHHLFGTASAAAAIAVKDWMIANKKTGTLRFYGTPAEEGGSGKVYMVREGLFSDVAAVINWHPGSQNGVDYGSSLANKNGKVRFYGVASHAAASPERGRSALDGVEAMNDMVNMLREHVPQETRIHYVITRGGEAPNVVPAFAEAYYYVRNPDRDNVKSIWERVELAAKGAAMGTGTRVEIEITGGVYDLLGNETLSKTMHANLQTVGGYTLSESEKQFATKIQETFKDQALPLESTQTIPPLKARDEGGSGSTDVGDVSWVVPTVGLSTATWVPGTSAHSWQAVAAGGTSIGYKGMMVAAKTMALTAMDLFTNQALIDESWKEFNKKRGENFKYEALIGNRKPALDYRK from the coding sequence ATGAAAGCACCCATCTTTCTTTTGACATTGATCTTTTTATCGACAACACTGCTGGCTCAAAAAACCAAGCAGGATGTTATCAAATCCATCGACTCAAAGTATGATCAGTATTCAGCTACCGCTAAAAAGATCTGGGACTTTGCAGAAGTAGGTTATCAGGAGGTACAGAGTTCTCTATTATTACAACAAGTATTAAAAGATGCAGGGTTTACCATACAGGCAAACATCGCCGGCATTCCCACCGCCTTCACCGCTTCCTATGGTTCCGGAAAACCGGTGATTGGAATTCTTGGAGAGTATGATGCACTACCCGGAATCTCACAGGATGCAGTCGCGGAACTAAAACCTATCCCGGGAAAAAACGCTGGTCATGCCTGCGGTCATCACTTATTCGGAACAGCTTCCGCTGCAGCAGCCATCGCCGTTAAAGACTGGATGATCGCCAACAAAAAAACAGGAACACTTCGCTTCTATGGAACACCTGCTGAAGAAGGTGGTTCAGGAAAAGTGTACATGGTCCGTGAAGGATTGTTCAGCGATGTTGCTGCTGTTATCAACTGGCACCCGGGTTCACAAAATGGTGTTGACTATGGCTCTTCACTGGCGAACAAAAATGGTAAAGTAAGATTCTATGGTGTCGCGTCACATGCTGCCGCCTCTCCTGAACGAGGACGCTCAGCACTCGATGGTGTTGAAGCCATGAATGACATGGTCAATATGCTTCGTGAACATGTACCGCAGGAGACACGCATTCATTATGTCATTACCCGTGGTGGAGAAGCTCCCAATGTTGTTCCCGCTTTCGCGGAAGCTTACTACTATGTAAGAAATCCCGATCGTGATAACGTAAAATCTATATGGGAACGGGTGGAGCTTGCGGCAAAAGGGGCGGCTATGGGAACCGGAACGCGTGTAGAAATAGAAATCACCGGAGGCGTGTATGATCTTCTTGGAAATGAAACACTATCCAAAACAATGCATGCCAACCTCCAGACAGTCGGAGGCTACACATTGTCAGAGTCTGAAAAACAATTCGCAACGAAGATCCAGGAAACATTCAAAGACCAGGCACTGCCACTGGAGTCTACTCAAACTATTCCTCCATTAAAAGCGAGAGATGAAGGTGGTTCGGGATCAACCGATGTTGGTGATGTATCATGGGTAGTTCCTACCGTAGGACTAAGTACTGCAACCTGGGTTCCCGGAACATCCGCTCACAGCTGGCAGGCTGTTGCCGCCGGCGGAACCAGCATTGGTTACAAAGGAATGATGGTAGCAGCCAAGACCATGGCGCTTACAGCAATGGATCTGTTTACCAATCAGGCACTCATCGATGAATCATGGAAAGAATTCAATAAGAAGCGCGGAGAAAATTTCAAGTATGAAGCATTGATCGGCAACAGGAAGCCTGCATTGGATTACAGGAAATAA